One genomic region from Desulfovibrio porci encodes:
- the murJ gene encoding murein biosynthesis integral membrane protein MurJ has product MLRSTSPQSARAAPGRMLRTAALLGGFTLVSRLLGLARDMGMAWLLGGGATADALVAAMRLPHVLRRLLGEGSLSMTLTAALVRRAHGPAGKNGTGQCGADGTAGQRGRMLRPLAAALALRLGLTLAALTLLGLLAAPLLAALLAPGFSGPEAARVAELLRICLPYLLTAGMAALGMAFLHSMDVFWLPALSPALFNLTMLLFTVAAALGGWPPAQTLALGMLCGGLVQWLAQWLALRCLLSGATSAAGECGPDAVEAEGESIGRAAWRCLAHVPAGLLGAAAPQLAMLAAMGLASGLGQGQVAALYYAERLLELPLGLVGVCLGMASLPSLSRLAAERNFSAVGDQLNAALRWTTLFSLPAAMGLWAVGPDLVDALLRHGAFDARAARETGLALWAYLPGLPAFALNRSLLAGCNALGATRRTAVSAGWAVAATLAAGAVLGHSLPTACSAMGPALAVSLGLWLQTCLLWSGLRRALRDCGQPARAVPWRALFQQALAALAAGVAAWAVLTARAVMVPGGWWGGVWSALALAIAVGLTAWLLCLAALGNEDLAALTGRLRGMK; this is encoded by the coding sequence ATGCTGCGGAGTACCAGCCCTCAGTCGGCGCGGGCCGCGCCGGGCCGGATGCTGCGCACGGCGGCCCTGCTGGGCGGTTTCACACTCGTCTCGCGCCTGCTGGGTCTGGCCAGGGATATGGGCATGGCATGGCTGCTGGGCGGCGGGGCGACGGCTGACGCTCTGGTGGCGGCCATGCGGCTGCCTCATGTGTTGCGCCGTCTCCTGGGCGAAGGGTCCCTGTCCATGACGCTTACCGCCGCCCTGGTGCGCCGCGCCCACGGCCCGGCGGGAAAAAACGGGACCGGACAATGCGGCGCCGACGGAACGGCGGGGCAACGCGGACGGATGTTGCGCCCTCTGGCCGCGGCTCTGGCCCTACGTCTGGGGCTGACTCTGGCGGCTCTGACCCTCTTGGGCCTGCTGGCCGCGCCCTTGCTGGCGGCCTTGCTGGCCCCCGGTTTTTCCGGCCCGGAAGCTGCGCGGGTGGCGGAACTGCTGCGGATCTGCCTGCCTTATCTGCTGACGGCGGGCATGGCCGCTCTGGGTATGGCGTTTTTGCACAGCATGGATGTGTTCTGGCTGCCCGCCTTGTCGCCCGCGCTGTTCAATCTGACCATGCTCCTGTTCACGGTCGCGGCCGCGCTGGGTGGCTGGCCGCCCGCGCAGACGCTGGCTCTGGGCATGCTCTGCGGCGGCCTGGTCCAGTGGCTGGCGCAGTGGCTGGCCCTGCGGTGTCTGCTGAGCGGAGCGACGTCGGCGGCGGGTGAATGCGGGCCTGATGCCGTGGAAGCCGAAGGGGAAAGCATCGGCCGGGCCGCCTGGCGCTGTCTGGCGCATGTTCCGGCCGGTCTGCTGGGGGCCGCCGCGCCGCAGCTGGCCATGCTGGCGGCCATGGGCCTGGCTTCGGGCTTGGGCCAGGGGCAGGTGGCGGCGCTGTATTACGCTGAGCGCCTGCTGGAATTGCCGCTGGGGCTGGTGGGCGTCTGCCTGGGCATGGCCAGTTTGCCGTCCCTGAGCCGTCTCGCGGCGGAACGGAATTTTTCGGCTGTTGGCGACCAGTTGAACGCGGCCCTGCGCTGGACCACGCTTTTCAGCCTGCCCGCCGCCATGGGGCTTTGGGCCGTGGGCCCGGATCTGGTGGACGCCCTGCTGCGGCACGGGGCCTTTGACGCCCGGGCCGCGCGCGAAACCGGGCTGGCGCTCTGGGCCTATCTGCCGGGCCTGCCCGCGTTTGCGCTCAACCGCAGCTTGCTTGCGGGCTGCAACGCGCTGGGCGCGACGCGGCGCACGGCGGTCAGCGCGGGCTGGGCCGTGGCGGCCACACTTGCGGCCGGGGCCGTGCTGGGCCATAGTCTTCCCACTGCCTGTTCGGCCATGGGACCGGCCCTGGCCGTGAGTCTGGGGCTCTGGCTCCAGACCTGCCTGCTCTGGTCCGGCTTGCGCCGGGCGTTGCGCGATTGCGGGCAGCCCGCGCGGGCCGTGCCCTGGCGGGCGCTGTTTCAGCAGGCGCTGGCCGCGCTGGCTGCCGGTGTGGCCGCCTGGGCGGTGCTGACCGCGCGGGCCGTTATGGTTCCCGGAGGCTGGTGGGGCGGCGTGTGGAGCGCTCTGGCCCTGGCTATTGCCGTCGGGCTGACGGCCTGGCTGCTTTGCTTGGCCGCGTTGGGCAATGAGGATCTGGCTGCCCTGACGGGCCGCCTGCGTGGAATGAAATGA
- the ftsY gene encoding signal recognition particle-docking protein FtsY yields MGFFSAVKKIFGGSRQDEVAPPSEAVSAQEPEAGAGPAEPEGAPVSPAKPAPEAAVPRAASVPAETPAPAGTSDISEEDEALTLRLREAEPRLSVWLGIILEGVDSAGDLLWQRLAFLLRALDAPQDEVQNFVDDFRAWLERMEYRHVEEFRSELQYRLALALDLEDEEDERSRLFLKISEGLSRTREQFARRLDTLFADHGELDDAFWEELEELFIMADLGYEPSLELVERLKERARREKVTRAEQARELLLAELEEIFRAPRRISAVNPPEVVLMIGVNGVGKTTTIAKLAHRARMQGKKVMIAAADTFRAAAIEQLQVWAERVGALFHARPAGSDPASVAFEAVDRAVKEGVDVLFVDTAGRLQTKVNLMEELTKIRQVLSKKHSGAPHRSILVLDATTGQNALSQTKLFKEAAGVDELILTKLDGTAKGGVAIAVAMQHHLPITFVGLGEKMEDLRPFNGADYARALLGEPAAGD; encoded by the coding sequence ATGGGCTTTTTTTCAGCCGTTAAAAAAATCTTCGGCGGATCGCGCCAGGATGAAGTTGCGCCACCTTCCGAAGCCGTATCGGCGCAGGAGCCTGAAGCCGGGGCCGGACCCGCGGAACCGGAAGGCGCGCCTGTAAGCCCGGCGAAACCTGCTCCGGAAGCTGCTGTGCCGCGGGCCGCGTCCGTCCCGGCCGAAACCCCGGCTCCGGCCGGGACTTCCGATATTTCCGAAGAGGATGAAGCGCTGACCCTGCGGCTGCGCGAGGCCGAACCCCGGCTCTCGGTCTGGCTGGGCATCATTCTGGAGGGCGTGGACAGCGCCGGCGACCTGCTCTGGCAACGGCTGGCCTTTTTGCTGCGCGCTCTGGACGCGCCCCAGGATGAGGTCCAGAACTTTGTGGATGACTTCCGGGCCTGGCTTGAGCGCATGGAGTACCGCCATGTGGAGGAATTCCGCTCCGAGTTGCAATACCGGCTGGCTCTGGCCCTGGATCTGGAGGACGAGGAGGACGAGCGCAGCCGTCTCTTCCTGAAGATCAGCGAAGGCCTCTCGCGTACCCGCGAGCAGTTTGCCCGCCGTCTGGACACGCTCTTCGCCGACCATGGCGAACTGGACGACGCCTTCTGGGAAGAGCTGGAAGAGCTCTTCATCATGGCCGACCTGGGCTATGAACCCTCGCTGGAACTGGTGGAACGCCTCAAGGAGCGCGCCCGGCGGGAAAAAGTCACGCGCGCGGAGCAGGCCCGCGAGCTGCTGCTGGCCGAGCTGGAAGAAATTTTCCGCGCGCCGCGCCGTATTTCGGCCGTTAATCCGCCGGAAGTGGTGCTGATGATCGGGGTCAACGGCGTGGGCAAGACCACCACCATCGCCAAGCTGGCCCACCGCGCGCGCATGCAGGGCAAAAAGGTGATGATCGCGGCGGCGGACACCTTCCGCGCGGCGGCCATCGAGCAGTTGCAGGTCTGGGCCGAGCGGGTGGGAGCCCTGTTCCATGCCCGTCCGGCGGGTTCGGATCCGGCCTCCGTGGCCTTTGAGGCCGTGGACCGGGCGGTGAAGGAAGGCGTGGACGTGCTCTTTGTGGATACGGCCGGGCGCTTGCAGACCAAGGTCAACCTGATGGAAGAACTGACCAAGATCCGCCAGGTGCTGAGCAAGAAGCATTCCGGCGCGCCGCATCGCAGCATTCTGGTTCTGGACGCCACCACCGGCCAGAACGCCCTTTCCCAGACCAAGCTCTTCAAAGAGGCCGCCGGGGTGGACGAACTGATCCTGACCAAACTGGACGGCACGGCCAAGGGCGGCGTGGCCATCGCCGTGGCCATGCAGCACCATCTGCCCATCACTTTTGTGGGCCTGGGCGAAAAAATGGAGGATCTGCGCCCCTTCAACGGCGCGGATTACGCCCGCGCATTGCTGGGTGAACCGGCCGCCGGGGACTAG